From the genome of Phaenicophaeus curvirostris isolate KB17595 chromosome 6, BPBGC_Pcur_1.0, whole genome shotgun sequence, one region includes:
- the LOC138721757 gene encoding tigger transposable element-derived protein 3-like, with amino-acid sequence MKEERQRPGGLGFTVTKPDILAEVERGEAAVGTPGDVGEHRLPPPCPAPTGTSQGSWLGREVKSEEGVSPPPDSPLSHGSGDFPVPPQDRGCGYCGIAKPGAGNGGFVSPLLAAESRRCRPGEPDCAACGRGCGQKPDLVRHRSALGGDGSSACGRCGRSFAEPARPGTTRRLAPCAGTAEAAPATPRKERKELSLTEKVKVLEMLEGPKVSQSELAKRFGVSQPQICRIIKNRERILAEWHRSGDPERKRKRDGKDAALEAAVLRWVEGSRDVPVAGSLLQLEAKHLAEALGRPVPEPSSAWLPRCGTRREALKKPPVEQGDAEQALGERWAGAVLPGILGAYAPGEIYACGETEVTSSAGERLTLLLCANADGSEKVPLRVVGRSPRPRCLRGVNLAQMPWSYRASSQAGVTPALFAEWLREFNEGMRRRGKSVLLVLAEPRARPPLQLSNVRMVFLPPAAASAQPLDRGVAGDLQGQYRRRLLRRLPGERGAGQPSLLDALHVLAQAWGDVCPGLIAGCFRAAGFVPDAKTPGLVVPPGSLSRDGNPTAADTEEGEEPAEDRDAAELAAGQPCPSERQVWASLATLRRYLECRATSPDLFQAFYELEDAVEMLSASTGPALVGDKL; translated from the exons ATGAAGGAGGAGCGGCAGCGCCCCGGAGGCCTCG GTTTCACCGTCACCAAACCCGACATCCTGGCCGAGGTGGAGCGCGGGGAGGCAGCCGTGGGGACCCCAGGAGACGTCGGGGAGCACCGGCTCCCCCCGCCGTGCCCGGCGCCCACCGGCACCTCGCAgg GGTCCTGGCTGGGCCGGGAGGTGAAGAGCGAGGAGGGGGTGTCCCCGCCACCGGACTCCCCCTTGTCCCACGGCTCCGGTGACTTCCCGGTGCCGCCGCAGGACCGGGGCTGTGGCTACTGTGGCATCGCCAAGCCCGGTGCCGGTAACGGAGGTTTCGTGTCCCCTCTGCTCGCCGCCGAGAGCCGCCGGTGCCGGCCGGGTGAGCCGGACTGCGCCGCGTGCGGCCGAGGCTGCGGGCAGAAGCCAGATCTGGTGCGGCACCGCTCGGCGCTCGGCGGGGACGGCTCGTCCGCCTGCGGCCGCTGCGGCAGAAGCTTCGCCGAGCCGGCGAGACCGGGAACCACCAGGCGGTTGGCTCCCTGCGCCGGGACAGCCGAAGCGGCACCGGCCACGCCGCGGAAAGAGCGGAAGGAGCTGTCGCTGACGGAGaaggtgaaggtgctggagatgctggagggGCCCAAGGTGTCGCAGAGCGAGCTGGCCAAGCGTTTCGGCGTCTCCCAGCCCCAGATCTGCCGCATCATCAAGAACAGGGAGCGCATCCTGGCCGAGTGGCACCGCAGCGGCGACCCCGAGCGCAAGCGCAAGCGGGACGGGAAGGACGCGGCCCTGGAAGCCGCGGTGCTGCGCTGGGTGGAAGGCTCCCGCGACGTGCCCGTGGCCGGCTCGCTGCTCCAGCTCGAAGCCAAACACCTCGCCGAGGCGCTGGGCCGGCCCGTGCCGGAGCCCAGCAGCGCGTGGCTGCCTCGCTGCGGGACGCGCCGCGAAGCCCTCAAGAAGCCTCCGGTGGAGCAGGGGGACGCGGAGCAAGCCCTGGGCGAGCGCTGGGCCGGCGCGGTGCTGCCCGGCATCCTCGGCGCCTACGCGCCCGGCGAGATCTACGCCTGCGGCGAGACCGAGGTGACCTCCTCGGCCGGGGAGCGCTTGACGCTGCTGCTCTGCGCCAACGCCGACGGCTCGGAGAAGGTGCCGCTGCGGGTGGTGGGGAGGAGCCCGCGGCCGCGCTGCCTGCGAGGGGTCAACCTGGCGCAGATGCCCTGGAGCTACCGTGCCAGCAGCCAGGCCGGCGTCACCCCCGCGCTCTTCGCCGAGTGGCTGCGGGAGTTCAACGAGGGCATGCGGCGGCGCGGCAAGAGCGTCCTGCTGGTCCTCGCCGAGCCCCGCGCGCGTCctcccctccagctctccaaCGTCAGGATGGTTTTCCTCCCGCCGGCCGCCGCCTCGGCGCAGCCCCTGGACCGCGGCGTCGCCGGAGACCTCCAGGGCCAGTACCGGCGCCGGCTGCTGCGGCGGCTGCCGGGGGAGCGCGGCGCGGGGCAGCCGAGCCTCCTGGATGCCCTGCACGTCCTGGCGCAAGCCTGGGGTGACGTGTGCCCGGGGCTCATCGCCGGCTGCTTCCGCGCCGCCGGCTTCGTCCCCGACGCCAAGACCCCGGGGCTCGTGGTGCCACCAGGATCCCTCAGCCGGGACGGGAACCCGACGGCTGCGGACACCGAGGAAGGCGAAGAGCCGGCGGAAGACAGGGACGCGGCGGAGCTGGCGGCGGGGCAGCCGTGTCCCTCGGAGCGCCAGGTCTGGGCCAGCCTGGCCACACTGCGGCGCTACCTGGAGTGCCGGGCCACCTCGCCAGACCTCTTCCAGGCCTTCTACGAGCTGGAGGACGCCGTGGAGATGTTGTCGGCAAGCACTGGGCCAGCCCTCGTCGGGGACAAGCTGTGA